ATACTGCCGGTCATGCATTTGTTTGCGATGGTTATCAATCAAACATTTTTTTCCACTTTAACTGGGGCTGGGGCGGTTCGCAGGACGGTTTTTTCTATCTGGATCAATTAAACCCAAGCGGATATAATTTTAATTTATGTCAGGAATTAGTAGCGGATATTTATCCTGATACGATTAACTATACTTATCCTGCATATTGTTCCGGTTACAAAGAAATAACAGGAAGCAATGGTACTTTCACTGATGGAAGTAGTACAAAACCTTATTCCAATAATAGTAATTGTTCTTGGTTATTAAACCCTGACTGCGGCATTAAATTAAAACTTGGGTTTAATAATTTTGATTTAGCTATTGGTGATACAATTAATATATATGACGGTACAAACAGTCAGGCTAATTTATTAGCGAGCTATAACAATACAGATGTTCCTGTAACTTCAGGAAATGTTAACCCAACAATTATAGAATCCAGTTCAAAAAATCTTTTTGTCACATTTAAATCAGATGATAATACAATTTCGGACGGTTTTTTAGCAAACTATTCTGTAAAATATTGTCAGACCGATACAGTAACAAATCAAAATGGTAGTGTTTCAGATGGAAGCGGAGCATGTGATTACGCAAGTTCTTCAAATTGCAGATGGGTTATAAAACCTGCTAATGCACAATCGATAACTTTAAATTTTACAGAATTTAATTTAGCCACAAATAATATTGGAGATTTTGTTCAGATTTATAAAAATAGTTTTTCAGGAAGTAATTCAATTGCAATCTTTAACTATTTAAATCCTCCTACTGGACCTCTAACTATTCAAGCACCAATAGTCTGTATTAAATTTTTTACAAATACCGATATTACTGCATCTGGCTGGACAATTGATTATTTATCGTCAACTACAGGTATACCTGAAAACACCTTACCATCTTCTGGAATGATTGTGTTTCCTAACCCATTTAAAGAAAATGCTGTTATAAGATTCAGTTCAAGTAAAACTAAAAATGCTTTAATATGTATTTCTGATTTATCTGGAAAAATAATTTTGAAAAAATCAGTTTCAACTTCTCTTGAAGTTACAGAAATTCTAATTAGCGAATTAGCAAGTAATATAATGCCTGGTTGTTATGTTATAAAAATAGAAACAGATTCAAAATCTTTTGTAAATAAAATTATCAGACTTCCTGAAGAATTAACTGAATAGTTGAATTTGAAAAAAATATTTTTTTAATACTTATTATACTGAATATTGTTATACAATAAAATGAAAATAATTACAATTTTAATATCCTTACTATTATCTACTTTAGACATTTATTCTCAAGATTTTATTATTTTAAAAAATAATGATACGATAAAATGTAAGATAATTGAAGATAAAGTTAGTTTCTTATTTTATAAGTTAATTAATTCGCCTGATACAGATACACTTAAAATAAATCAAGCTGATTATGATTATTACATAATAAAATCTGACATACTGCCTGATTATAAAAGTTCGGCATTCTATAACACTAATAACACTGAAGTTAAAAAAATATATAAAAAAGGTGTTTATCTAACTTTTCAGCAATTAGTAAATGACTCACCTTCTTTTAATTCAAAATTTGAAATTTTAAAAAGAACAGAATCAGATATTAAACTAATGGGTGGAAATGATTACAAAATTGTTTCCTTATCTGATAGTTTGTCAAATAGCACTATAAGAAAAGCATGGGTAATATGTGATGGAAAAGATTGTTATATTAATTCTCAGCAATTCTCTCAATATAGATTTTATTGTATTTTAACTTTTGAGAATAATTACGCATACTTTTCTGCTTTACCTTTTGACAGGAGTAATATTGATAATTTAAGTTTTACAGGTGGAGCGATTGGTGGAGCAATATCCGGTGCAGCTGCAGCTCTTGAAAGAACATTATATAAGATTTATTTAAAAAATGGAAAAATAGAACGCTATTAAAAATATTATGAAAATAAGGATACTAATAATACTCACAATAATTGTTTTTTCTTTTAATAATTTATTTGGAAATCCAATTACACCAAACGATACTATTGCAAAAAACATTGTTATTTCTGACGTTTTTTCGATAAATAAAGAAAACAGCAACAATGTATATTATGTTAATTCACTTAATAAATCTGTCATTAAAACATTTAAAATGGAAATTTATAACCGTTGGGGTGAGAATGTTTGTACCATTACTAATATTGATCAAGGTTGGGATGGATTTTTTAAGGGTTCTATTTTACCTTCAGGTGTTTATTTATATAATATTAACTGCGAATTATTCGATTCAAATAACCAAAATCAAATTACTGAAATTAAAAATCATACCGGAACAATATCGTTAATCAGATAAATTTAGAACTATTCGCTTAAAAGTTTTTTGATATTCTTAATATCAAGTTAAAAACTTTCTTTTAAGTTTTTGTTTGGCTGTTTCTCTAATATTACCTTTACAAACAATAAAATCAAACACTGTGATTGAAAAAATAATAATTTTAGATTTCGGATCTCAATATACTCAACTAATTGCCAGAAGAGTTAGAGAATTAAATGTTTATTGCGAAATTCATCCTTTCAGCAAAAAATTCACTGTTGATGAGAGTATAAAAGGTGTAATACTTTCTGGTAGCCCCTACTCTGTAAGAGATGAAAATTCTCCAAAATTTGACAGCGATAATATTAAAGGAAAATTCCCACTATTAGGTGTTTGCTATGGAGCACAATATCTTTCACATCATTTTGGTGGAGAAGTATTGCCATCAAATCACCGTGAATACGGACGAGCAAACCTTCAATTTATTGATAACTCTGATAAATTATTTCAGAATATTTCAAAAGGAACACAGGTATGGATGTCGCATGGTGATACTATTACAAAAATTCCTGCAAATTATAAAATAACAGCGAGCACAGAAACTGTAAAAGTCGGAGCTTTTAAAATTGAAAACGAAGAAACATACGGAATTCAGTTCCACCCTGAAGTATACCACTCTACACAAGGAATGGAATTACTTAAAAATTTTATTGTAAATATATGTGGTTGTGCTCAAACTTGGACTCCTGCTGCATTTGTTAATTCAATCGTTACAGAGATTAAGGAAAAAGTTAAAAACGATAAAGTAGTTTTAGGCTTATCCGGTGGCGTTGATTCTTCTGTTGCTGCTCTCCTTTTGCATAAAGCTATTGGAAAAAACCTATATTGCATTTTTGTTAATAATGGTTTGTTACGAAAAAATGAATATGCTGAAGTTTTAGAGGCTTATAAAAAAACTGGTTTAAATATTAAAGGTGTTGATGCCTCTGAACAGTTTTTAAGCCAGCTAAATGGAGTTAGTGACCCTGAGCAGAAAAGAAAAATTATCGGTCGCGTTTTTATTGAGACATTCGATCACGAAGCAAAACAAATTGAAAATGTAAAATGGCTGGCACAAGGAACTATCTATCCTGATGTAATTGAATCATTATCTGTTAACGGGCCATCAGCAACTATAAAATCACATCATAATGTTGGGGGTTTACCTGCAAAAATGAATTTACAGGTTGTTGAACCTCTCCGCCTTTTATTTAAAGATGAAGTTAGAAGAGTTGGTAAAGAATTAAATCTTGATTCAAATATATTAAACCGCCATCCCTTTCCTGGTCCAGGTTTAGCTATCAGAATTCTTGGTGATATAACAAAAGAAAAAGTTAGAATTTTACAGGAAGTTGACAGTATTTTCATTTCTTCATTAAAAGAAAGTAATTTATACGATTCTGTATGGCAAGCCGGCGTAATGTTATTGCCTATTCATTCTGTTGGTGTTATGGGCGATGAACGCACTTACGAGCAAGTTGTGGCATTGCGTGCAGTACAAAGTACTGATGGGATGACAGCAGATTGGGTGCATTTACCATACGAATTTCTTGCACAGGTTTCGAATAGAATAATTAACAACGTGAAAGGAATTAATCGCGTAGTTTATGATATAAGCTCTAAACCTCCTGCTACTATTGAATGGGAATAAGCTTTATAAATTCAAAGTCCCAAATTAAAAATTCCAAATTCAAAAAGACATATTTTAGTTTGGAATTTGAAACTTTAAATTTGGAATTTGGGCATTTCAGGATTATTCTCGCATCAACAGGAAATTGTACTTCGACAACAATTCATCTGCCTCTTTAATGTGCTCTACTGTTCCCAAATCCATCCAAAAAGATTTATCGTGATTATAAGCTTTTATTTTATAACTGGCACATAGATTTAAATACACATCAGTTATTGAAAAACAATCATCATATGCAGACATCATGTTAAATATATCATGATTTATCACCTGAATACCACTGAATGCAAACGGACGTAATTTTGATATTGATGTACATTTAATTTTAATTTCATTGGTTGCCATGTTTTTCCAACCACATAACGAATCGTTCTGATCAAAAAGAAAATACCTTGAAGTTTTTCTGTTTCTCACTGCTAATGTTGCCAACACATTACTTTTCTGATGACTGGCATACAATTCTCTAAGATTTAAATCTGTTAAAACATCAACATTATACACAAGAAAAGGTCTATTGTCATCAAAAAAATCTGAAGCATTTTTTAATCCTCCTCCTGTATCGAGTAATTTGTTACTCTCATCCGAAATTGAAATATTTATGTCAAAATTATTTTTCGATTTAAGAAAATCAACCACCTGATTTGCAAAATGATGAACATTTACTACAATGTGATCAAAACCATTATTCATTAAATTTCTGATTGCATATTCCAATAAAGTAACTCCATCAATCTCAGCAAGTGCTTTTGGCTTTAACAAGGTAAGCGGTTGTAATCTGGTACCCAAACCAGCAGCAAAAATCATCGCTTTTCCTGTACCTGCCATTATTTCTTCCAGTTTACTCTGTTAGTATGCTCAATATCAACTTTAATATTATACTTTGATTTAAAATGTGCTGCAAGTTTTTCTGCACAAAATACCGACCGATGTTGACCACCGGTACAACCAAAGGAAATCTGAAGGTTAGTAAAGTTTCTTGAAATATATTTTTCTACACTCTGCTCGGTAATTTTAATAACATTTTGCAAAAATTGTTTAACCTCCTCATCATTATTTAAAAATTCTGATACTTTTAAATCTAAACCACTGTAATTTTCATATTCGGCATATCTTCCAGGGTTTGGTAATGCCCTGCAATCAAAAACAAATCCACCACCATTACCGGATTTATCTTCTGGTATACCTTTAAAAAATGAAAAACTGTTTACATTAATTGAAAGAGAACTTTCAGGAAAAACCTTTTCGTTATATTTTTTCAATTCCTCAGAAACAGTAAGAGATTGAAGCACATTTAACAATGTTGGAATTTTAATAGGGATTTCAACGTTTTCCAATAACCAGTCAAGATTGTTTAGAGCAAAAGGAATACTCTTTAAAAAATGTTCTTTCTTTTCGTAAAATCCTCTGAAACCATATGCTCCCATTGCCTGCATTATTCTTATTAACACAAAGCAATAATACATTCCTTTAAATTCTTTATTATTTACCGGAATCTTATTATTTACAACTGAAATATAATAATCCAACAGCTCTTCCCTTATTTTCTGTGGGATATTTGCTTTTGCATCATATAATAACGAAGCTACATCATAGTATAATGGACCTCTCCTTCCACCTTGATAATCAATGTAAAAAATATTATCGTTATCAAGCATAATATTCCTCGACTGAAAATCACGATACAAAAAGTAGTTACTGTCTGCCTGTGATAAATAATTTACAAATACTTCAAAATCGTCCTCCAGTTTTTGCTCATCAAAATGAATCTTTGCGAGTTTTAAGAAATAGTATTTAAAATAATTTAAATCCCACATCATCGATTGTTTATCAAAACTGGAGCGTGGGTAACAAAATGAATAATCTAAATCTTTTCCACCATTAAATTGAAATTGAGTTAAATCATTTAAAATTTTCTTGTATAACAATATAAAGCTTTCCGGGAATTCTGCATTTTTTCTGTTTTGCTCTAAATATGAAAAAATTGTAGTGTCACCCAAATCTGAAAGAATATAAATGTGATTATCAATATCTTCAGCAACAATCTCAGGAACGTTTAAACCACAATTAATAAAATGCTTTGTAAAATGTATAAAAGCAAGATTTTCTTTTGGGTCAGGATTATATGCACCTATAAATGTTTGCTTTGATGTAAATAATCTAAAATACCTTCTATATGAACCTGAAGGTGGTAATTCCTGGATACTTATTACATCAAGTGATTTTGCTTTAAAAAGCAAATCTTGTAATTTCTGTTCTGAACTTTGCTTATTCAACGGCTTAAATTATTTGACAAACTTAGCAAAATTGAGCGATTGTGAGAAAATCATAAATATTATTTATTCACATTTATTATTTGAAAACTTCAATACGTGCGAAAAAACATAAATAATTATATTATTTAAACCTAATTTTGTCATTTAAATATTGATATTAAGCAATGAATGACCTATTTTCTAATTTATTAGATAAAGAACATTTTGAGAAAGATGATTTGATTTGTTTTTTAAACTCAAAAGAACAGGAACGAAAATTACTTTTTGAGAAATCTGCAAAAATAAAACAACAATATATTGGCAATAAAGTATATTTCAGAGGATTAATCGAATATTCTAATATTTGTCACAAAAACTGCCTTTACTGCGGAATTAGAGCAGGAAATAAGAATTTAACACATTATACTCTTAGTGATGAGGAAGTTATTAGGGCAGCAAAATTCGCTTATGAAAATAATTATGGTTCTGTTGTTTTACAATCGGGTGAAATTGAAAGCTCAGAATTTACCGAGAAAATTGACAAATTAATTTGGGAAATAAAGAAATTATCTGACAATAAACTTGGCTTAACTTTATCTTTAGGTGAGCAATCCGAAGAAACATATAAACAATGGTTTAAATCAGGCGCACATCGCTATTTATTACGTATAGAAACCAGTAATCAAACTTTATATTCCAGAATTCATCCAAATAATTCTAAACATAGTTTCGAAAAAAGATTGGTTGCACTAAATACATTAAAAAAACTTGGCTTTCAGGCAGGAACAGGAGTAATGATTGGTTTGCCTTTTCAAACTACAGAAAATTTAGCCGACGATTTAATCTTTATGAAAGAGTTTGATATTGATATGTGCGGAATGGGGCCATATATTGAACATAAGGATACTCCTTTATATGAATTCAGAAATGAATTGCTGCCATTAAATGAGCGATTTGACCTTAGTTTGAAAATGATTGCCATACTTCGCATTTTAATGAAAGACATTAACATTGCATCGACCACTGCATTACAAGCAATAGACCCTATTGGTCGCGAAAAAGCAATTAAAATCGGAGCAAACATAATTATGCCCAATATTACTCCGGGAAATAACAGAGATAATTATCTTTTGTATGAAAACAAACCTTGCACCGATGAAGAAATGGAAGATTGTAAATCTTGTTTAGAGGCGAGATTACATTTTGCAGGAGCCGAAATTGGTTATGGCGAATGGGGCGACTCAATGCATTTTAAGAACAAAAATATTTAATTATTAGCACTTTATAATTAATGCAATAAATTAGAATATTTAGAAAAAGAAAATATACTTTTGCACCACAATTTAACAAACTAAAATTTCCGTGAAAAAAGTTTTTAAGATTCTAGTTTACACAACAGTAATTATTTTTTCAATTATTGGTTTTGGTCTTACAGCTTCATATTTTGCAATTAAATTTCATTTAACAGACGATCCTGGAGCAGTAGATTACAATGATAGAATTTACAAAGAATTAGCAGACAAAACACAGAATTCGGTTAGAAATGACTCTGCTTATTTTCAAATGCTAAATAATGAAAGAGCTGAAGATTACATGAAAATCATGATAATCGGTAAGTTCTATCCATATAATGCAAACCTTATTTTAAATGCAGTAAATGCATCTAACGATCCTACTCTTGCCGATAAATTACTCGCTGCTATGGATTATAAAATGGCAAAAAATCAGGATTACCAGCAATTACTTGATAAAGCAAAGGCTTTATATGAACAACCGATTAAACTTGACACTATCCCAAGTGTTTATGATTGGATGAACGTTCCGGAATGGAACGATTTAAGAATAGCTATAACAAAAGATAAAAGAATAATTGATAGTGCTGCAAATATTGCCGGTGTTGAACCCAGAATTGTTGTTTGTTGTTTAATTGGCGAACAAATTAGATTATTCAATTCAAAGCGTGAAATATTTAAATCATATATTAAACCTTTAAAAGTTCTTTCTGTTGAATCTCAGTTTTCATTGGGAGTAACAGGTGTTAAAGATTTTACTGCAATGGCAATTGAAAGAAATCTAAAAGACACATCTTCTATTTATTATATCGGAAAAAAATATGAGAACCTACTCGATTTCACTTCTCAGGTTCCTGATACTGAACGGTATTACAGACTAGTTAACTACAGAAATCATTTTTGGCAATATTTATATACCGCATTATACCTAAAGCAGGTTGAGAAACAATGGAGAACAATGAATTTTGATATCTCAAACCGACCTGAAGTATTAACTACACTTTATAATGTTGGATTTATGTTTTCAGTTCCAAAAGCCGATCCAAAAGTAGGTGGGTCAAGAATAATGATAAATGAAAAACCCTACACTTTTGGGGGTGTAGGATTTGACTTTTATTATTCGGGAGAGCTAGCTAAAGAGTTCCCTTATTTACAAAAGAAGTTCTGGGACTAAGAGTTCTTTAAAGAAAACTCTCTTCCTATAGCTAACGCTTTAAGGTTTAAATCAACTACTTCTTGACCTTTATTTTTGAATATCTTTGAAATTGCTGTAGTCAATACTTCTAAAGGAATATCCATATACGGAGAAGCTGCCCCAAGTATAACAATGTTTGCAGATTTTACAGAACCAAGTTCTTTTGCAATTCCATCAGCATCGATTAATACCTGATTTTTAAATTTCTTTACTTCAGTTAAAACTTTTTCAACATCTGGATAATGAGCAATATTTTTAAATGGAACTGAATTAGTTATTAACCAACCATTTTCTGATAACATTGGTAAATATCTTAAACTTTCCATAGGCTCAACAGAAATAATCATATCTGCCTTTCCAAAAGGAATTAGATCAGAGAAAATTTCTTTATCTGAAATTCTTAAATTAGATACAACATCGCCTCCTCTTTGGCTCATTCCATGAACCTCAGATTGTTTTAAATGTAAATTCATTTCAAGAGCTGCCATTCCAATTGTTGTTGCAATTGATAGTATACCCTGACCTCCTACTCCTGCTATAATAATATCTTTTTTCATGATTACTTGTTTTTAAATTTTTCTCTCATTCTTTTATCTAATGTTATAATACACTCACGACGAGGAATAATAACTGAAGGTCCATCATATGCTAACTCCTCACGAATAATTTTCATATTTTCTTCATGATTTTTAGGTAATGGCTTAATAACTCTGATATGTGCAGGATCAACTCCAACACCAGCGCAAATAGCTTCAAGTTTTCCTAATGCAGCAGAAGGCTGACCACCTGTCATTCCAGTTGTGAAATTATCAAGTATAAAAACTTTAACATTTGATTTATGAACTACACAATCCAATAAGCCAGTCATTCCACTATGTGTAAAAGTTGAATCACCTATAACAGCAATTGCAGGAACTAATCCAGCATCTGCAGCACCAAATGCCATTGTTATTGAAGCGCCCATATCAACACAAGTATTTATTGCTTCTAAAGGCGCTAATGCAGCAAGCGTATAACAACCTATATCTGAGAATACTCTGCCTTTTGAATAATCTTTTAAAACTTCATTTAAAGCTTGATATGAATCGGTATGCGGACAGCCGCTGCATAATGCAGGTGGACGTTGTGCTACAACTTCTGGAACTGGCTGACCAATTGTATCTTTTAAACCCAATGCCACAGCTACTTTATTAGGATTTAGTTCACCATCACGTGAAAGAGTTCCATCTAATCTGCCATGAATTGGTTTGCCTAAGTTTAATGAACCTTTTAGCATTTCTTCAACTAATGGATAACCATCTTCAAAAACATAAATTTCCTGGCATTCATCATATAATTTCTTAAGCATATTAGTTGGAACAGGATGCTGTCCAATTACTAACATAGGAAATGGAAGGTTTTCCTGAAAATTCTCCATTATATAATTATAAGCAATACCACAAGCTATAATACCTTTTGATTTGTCTTTCCCTTCAACATATTTATTAAAGCCTGAAGTTTCAGCATTTTGCTCTAATTCATCCTGAATATCAAGAAGTCTGCGGAAATTTTTTCGTGCAATCGATGGTAACAAAACAAATTGTTTTAAATCTGCTGGAAGTTTTAATTTATTCTGTTCCTTTTCAGCCATTCTACCAACACCTGCTCTACTATGTGCTAAGCGGGTAGTTATTCTGATCATAACAGGAACACGATATTTTTCAGAAATATCAAAACCATAGTGCACCATGTTATAAGCTTCTTGTTGTGAACTTGGTTCAAATATTGGAATCATTGCAAATTTTCCATAAAATCTACTGTCTTGTTCATTTTGTGATGAATGCATTGAAGGATCGTCAGCAACAACAACAATCAGACCTCCGTTTGCACCTGTAATTGATGAATTAATAAAACCATCGGCAGCAACGTTTAAACCAACATGTTTCATACAAACCATGGTACGTTTTCCTGCATAAGACATTCCGATTGCTGCTTCCATAGCAGTTTTTTCGTTTGCACACCATCTTGCTTTTACACCTTTTTCTTTAGCAATTTTTGAGCTTTCAATATACTCAGTAATTTCTGTAGAAGGTGTTCCCGGATAAGCATAAACTCCTGACAAGCCAGCATCAATTGCACCTAAAGCAATGGCTTCGTCACCTAACAATAACATTTTTTGCATATAACGATTTTAAAATTTACGGTTTTTAATCTTCTCAAAAATATAAATTTTTAGATAAGATTTTCATGACATATTAATGTTTTAAAATATGTTTATGTTAAGTGTATGTAGCTTATTTAATAAAAAAATGGGCTTCAATTAAGCTGTTCAGATAATATATATTCAACTTAATAATATAAAATGATATTATTATTTTTTGGGAAAGGCAATATTAAAGGGATAAAAAGCAGTTGTTATTATCAGGTAATTGATTTATTCTAAAAAGGATAATTTACTAATAAAAGTACTTTTCAATAAGATTATTAATCAAATCTATTTTATATGGTTTAGAAATATATTCATCACAACCTGATTCTATTGCAATTTCTCGCTCACCTAAAAGCGCATATGCTGTTTGAGCAATAATAATAACATTTTTATTAAACTTTCTAATTTGTTGAGTCACCTCATAACCGTTCATTTTTGGTAATCTTATATCCATGAAAATTAATTCAATGTCAGGATTACTTTTGCATAACTCGATGGCTTCTAAACCATCACTTGTTTTTAAAATATTATTTGAATATTTTTCAACTATAACTTCTAATAGTAACTCTGAAGTTTTGTCATCTTCAACAATTAATATTTTAAGCATAATTATTAGTAATTAATATTAATCTTCTTATTTATTAGTTTTATCTCTTATTCCATAAAAAATCAAGTGAACCATTTTCCTCATAATAATATGTACAATTTATATGATCCCACATTATTGGTGCTTTTAATTCTTTTTTCATAAAATTTAAATAAATAAAAATAGTTCGTTCACATAAATTCATCTTTTCTGCTAATTGTTTAGGAGTTCCAGTGCGTTTGTTTTGGATTTTTTTATTTATAATAATAATTTTCCT
This sequence is a window from Bacteroidia bacterium. Protein-coding genes within it:
- a CDS encoding C10 family peptidase — its product is MIRRIAFIVLIFCLINIFKTIAQPVSQDSLKIIAKNFYLEKANSFFSIKSNEIKITSIETTNSIDNIPLYSIINFEPKGFVIISAQRNVFPILGYSFENNYSKTEENPNFIFWMNNYKKQIYNAFINNYSTNKKIYDAWNYYKKPHNNITKEKALAPLLTSTWNQDKYYNELCPADAAGPGGHTYAGCVATAMGQIMFYHRWPHSGFGSYSYTHPDYGVISENFGNSTYDWDAMANNITTSNLAIAKLLYHIGVSVDMNYGPGGSGMWNHHAAISYKNYFKYCSQTRYIFRDSTSLPWDSIIIANLDQKKPLYYAGWEDTTYTAGHAFVCDGYQSNIFFHFNWGWGGSQDGFFYLDQLNPSGYNFNLCQELVADIYPDTINYTYPAYCSGYKEITGSNGTFTDGSSTKPYSNNSNCSWLLNPDCGIKLKLGFNNFDLAIGDTINIYDGTNSQANLLASYNNTDVPVTSGNVNPTIIESSSKNLFVTFKSDDNTISDGFLANYSVKYCQTDTVTNQNGSVSDGSGACDYASSSNCRWVIKPANAQSITLNFTEFNLATNNIGDFVQIYKNSFSGSNSIAIFNYLNPPTGPLTIQAPIVCIKFFTNTDITASGWTIDYLSSTTGIPENTLPSSGMIVFPNPFKENAVIRFSSSKTKNALICISDLSGKIILKKSVSTSLEVTEILISELASNIMPGCYVIKIETDSKSFVNKIIRLPEELTE
- a CDS encoding response regulator, whose translation is MLKILIVEDDKTSELLLEVIVEKYSNNILKTSDGLEAIELCKSNPDIELIFMDIRLPKMNGYEVTQQIRKFNKNVIIIAQTAYALLGEREIAIESGCDEYISKPYKIDLINNLIEKYFY
- a CDS encoding phosphotransferase is translated as MLFKAKSLDVISIQELPPSGSYRRYFRLFTSKQTFIGAYNPDPKENLAFIHFTKHFINCGLNVPEIVAEDIDNHIYILSDLGDTTIFSYLEQNRKNAEFPESFILLYKKILNDLTQFQFNGGKDLDYSFCYPRSSFDKQSMMWDLNYFKYYFLKLAKIHFDEQKLEDDFEVFVNYLSQADSNYFLYRDFQSRNIMLDNDNIFYIDYQGGRRGPLYYDVASLLYDAKANIPQKIREELLDYYISVVNNKIPVNNKEFKGMYYCFVLIRIMQAMGAYGFRGFYEKKEHFLKSIPFALNNLDWLLENVEIPIKIPTLLNVLQSLTVSEELKKYNEKVFPESSLSINVNSFSFFKGIPEDKSGNGGGFVFDCRALPNPGRYAEYENYSGLDLKVSEFLNNDEEVKQFLQNVIKITEQSVEKYISRNFTNLQISFGCTGGQHRSVFCAEKLAAHFKSKYNIKVDIEHTNRVNWKK
- the guaA gene encoding glutamine-hydrolyzing GMP synthase, producing MIEKIIILDFGSQYTQLIARRVRELNVYCEIHPFSKKFTVDESIKGVILSGSPYSVRDENSPKFDSDNIKGKFPLLGVCYGAQYLSHHFGGEVLPSNHREYGRANLQFIDNSDKLFQNISKGTQVWMSHGDTITKIPANYKITASTETVKVGAFKIENEETYGIQFHPEVYHSTQGMELLKNFIVNICGCAQTWTPAAFVNSIVTEIKEKVKNDKVVLGLSGGVDSSVAALLLHKAIGKNLYCIFVNNGLLRKNEYAEVLEAYKKTGLNIKGVDASEQFLSQLNGVSDPEQKRKIIGRVFIETFDHEAKQIENVKWLAQGTIYPDVIESLSVNGPSATIKSHHNVGGLPAKMNLQVVEPLRLLFKDEVRRVGKELNLDSNILNRHPFPGPGLAIRILGDITKEKVRILQEVDSIFISSLKESNLYDSVWQAGVMLLPIHSVGVMGDERTYEQVVALRAVQSTDGMTADWVHLPYEFLAQVSNRIINNVKGINRVVYDISSKPPATIEWE
- a CDS encoding gliding motility-associated C-terminal domain-containing protein, with translation MKIRILIILTIIVFSFNNLFGNPITPNDTIAKNIVISDVFSINKENSNNVYYVNSLNKSVIKTFKMEIYNRWGENVCTITNIDQGWDGFFKGSILPSGVYLYNINCELFDSNNQNQITEIKNHTGTISLIR
- a CDS encoding nucleotidyltransferase family protein; translated protein: MAGTGKAMIFAAGLGTRLQPLTLLKPKALAEIDGVTLLEYAIRNLMNNGFDHIVVNVHHFANQVVDFLKSKNNFDINISISDESNKLLDTGGGLKNASDFFDDNRPFLVYNVDVLTDLNLRELYASHQKSNVLATLAVRNRKTSRYFLFDQNDSLCGWKNMATNEIKIKCTSISKLRPFAFSGIQVINHDIFNMMSAYDDCFSITDVYLNLCASYKIKAYNHDKSFWMDLGTVEHIKEADELLSKYNFLLMRE
- a CDS encoding indolepyruvate ferredoxin oxidoreductase; the encoded protein is MQKMLLLGDEAIALGAIDAGLSGVYAYPGTPSTEITEYIESSKIAKEKGVKARWCANEKTAMEAAIGMSYAGKRTMVCMKHVGLNVAADGFINSSITGANGGLIVVVADDPSMHSSQNEQDSRFYGKFAMIPIFEPSSQQEAYNMVHYGFDISEKYRVPVMIRITTRLAHSRAGVGRMAEKEQNKLKLPADLKQFVLLPSIARKNFRRLLDIQDELEQNAETSGFNKYVEGKDKSKGIIACGIAYNYIMENFQENLPFPMLVIGQHPVPTNMLKKLYDECQEIYVFEDGYPLVEEMLKGSLNLGKPIHGRLDGTLSRDGELNPNKVAVALGLKDTIGQPVPEVVAQRPPALCSGCPHTDSYQALNEVLKDYSKGRVFSDIGCYTLAALAPLEAINTCVDMGASITMAFGAADAGLVPAIAVIGDSTFTHSGMTGLLDCVVHKSNVKVFILDNFTTGMTGGQPSAALGKLEAICAGVGVDPAHIRVIKPLPKNHEENMKIIREELAYDGPSVIIPRRECIITLDKRMREKFKNK
- a CDS encoding indolepyruvate oxidoreductase subunit beta; its protein translation is MKKDIIIAGVGGQGILSIATTIGMAALEMNLHLKQSEVHGMSQRGGDVVSNLRISDKEIFSDLIPFGKADMIISVEPMESLRYLPMLSENGWLITNSVPFKNIAHYPDVEKVLTEVKKFKNQVLIDADGIAKELGSVKSANIVILGAASPYMDIPLEVLTTAISKIFKNKGQEVVDLNLKALAIGREFSLKNS
- the hydE gene encoding [FeFe] hydrogenase H-cluster radical SAM maturase HydE, giving the protein MNDLFSNLLDKEHFEKDDLICFLNSKEQERKLLFEKSAKIKQQYIGNKVYFRGLIEYSNICHKNCLYCGIRAGNKNLTHYTLSDEEVIRAAKFAYENNYGSVVLQSGEIESSEFTEKIDKLIWEIKKLSDNKLGLTLSLGEQSEETYKQWFKSGAHRYLLRIETSNQTLYSRIHPNNSKHSFEKRLVALNTLKKLGFQAGTGVMIGLPFQTTENLADDLIFMKEFDIDMCGMGPYIEHKDTPLYEFRNELLPLNERFDLSLKMIAILRILMKDINIASTTALQAIDPIGREKAIKIGANIIMPNITPGNNRDNYLLYENKPCTDEEMEDCKSCLEARLHFAGAEIGYGEWGDSMHFKNKNI